Proteins from a single region of Haliaeetus albicilla chromosome Z, bHalAlb1.1, whole genome shotgun sequence:
- the HAPLN1 gene encoding hyaluronan and proteoglycan link protein 1 isoform X2, with the protein MKSLLFLVLISVCWAEPHPDNSSLEHERIIHIQENGPRLLVVAEQAKIFSHRGGNVTLPCKFYHEHTSTAGSGTHKIRVKWTKLTSDYLKEVDVFVAMGHHRKSYGNYHGRVFLRESSENDASLIITNIILEDYGRYKCEVIEGLEDDTAVVALNLEGVVFPYSPRLGRYNLNFHEAQRACLDQDSVIASFDQLYDAWRSGLDWCNAGWLSDGSVQYPITKPREPCGGKNTVPGVRNYGFWDKDKSRYDVFCFTSNFNGRFYYLIHPTKLTYDEAVQACLKDGAQIAKVGQIFAAWKLLGYDRCDAGWLADGSVRYPISRPRKRCSPNEAAVRFVGFPDKKHKLYGVYCFRAYN; encoded by the exons AAAATGGACCCCGTCTACTTGTGGTAGCAGAGCAAGCTAAAATCTTCTCACACCGGGGTGGCAATGTCACACTGCCATGTAAATTTTACCATGAACACACATCAACAGCTGGCTCAGGAACCCACAAAATCCGGGTCAAGTGGACCAAACTCACCTCAGATTACCTCAAAGAAGTGGACGTCTTTGTTGCAATGGGACACCACAGAAAGAGCTATGGAAACTACCATGGCAGAGTGTTTCTGAGGGAAAGCAGTGAAAATGATGCCTCTCTTATAATCACAAATATAATACTGGAGGATTATGGGCGATATAAGTGTGAGGTGATTGAAGGATTAGAGGATGATACAGCAGTGGTAGCCCTGAATTTGGAAG GTGTTGTATTCCCTTACTCACCACGGCTGGGTCGTTACAACTTAAATTTCCATGAGGCTCAGCGAGCGTGTCTGGACCAAGACTCTGTTATTGCCTCCTTTGACCAGCTCTACGATGCCTGGAGGTCAGGGCTGGACTGGTGCAATGCCGGCTGGCTCAGCGACGGCTCCGTGCAGTACCCTATCACCAAGCCCAGGGAGCCTTGCGGAGGGAAGAACACAGTGCCTGGGGTCAGGAATTATGGGTTCTGGGATAAAGATAAAAGCCGATATGACGTTTTCTGTTTCACTTCAAACTTCAATG GTCGTTTTTACTACCTAATTCACCCAACCAAGCTGACCTACGACGAAGCTGTTCAGGCGTGCTTGAAGGATGGAGCTCAGATCGCTAAAGTTGGCCAGATATTTGCCGCCTGGAAGCTCCTGGGGTACGACCGCTGCGacgctggctggctggctgacgGCAGCGTCCGCTACCCAATCTCCAGGCCAAGGAAACGCTGCAGTCCTAACGAAGCAGCGGTTCGCTTTGTAGGCTTCCCTGATAAAAAGCACAAGCTGTATGGTGTCTACTGTTTCAGAGCGTACAACTGA
- the HAPLN1 gene encoding hyaluronan and proteoglycan link protein 1 isoform X1, whose protein sequence is MKSLLFLVLISVCWAEPHPDNSSLEHERIIHIQAENGPRLLVVAEQAKIFSHRGGNVTLPCKFYHEHTSTAGSGTHKIRVKWTKLTSDYLKEVDVFVAMGHHRKSYGNYHGRVFLRESSENDASLIITNIILEDYGRYKCEVIEGLEDDTAVVALNLEGVVFPYSPRLGRYNLNFHEAQRACLDQDSVIASFDQLYDAWRSGLDWCNAGWLSDGSVQYPITKPREPCGGKNTVPGVRNYGFWDKDKSRYDVFCFTSNFNGRFYYLIHPTKLTYDEAVQACLKDGAQIAKVGQIFAAWKLLGYDRCDAGWLADGSVRYPISRPRKRCSPNEAAVRFVGFPDKKHKLYGVYCFRAYN, encoded by the exons CAGAAAATGGACCCCGTCTACTTGTGGTAGCAGAGCAAGCTAAAATCTTCTCACACCGGGGTGGCAATGTCACACTGCCATGTAAATTTTACCATGAACACACATCAACAGCTGGCTCAGGAACCCACAAAATCCGGGTCAAGTGGACCAAACTCACCTCAGATTACCTCAAAGAAGTGGACGTCTTTGTTGCAATGGGACACCACAGAAAGAGCTATGGAAACTACCATGGCAGAGTGTTTCTGAGGGAAAGCAGTGAAAATGATGCCTCTCTTATAATCACAAATATAATACTGGAGGATTATGGGCGATATAAGTGTGAGGTGATTGAAGGATTAGAGGATGATACAGCAGTGGTAGCCCTGAATTTGGAAG GTGTTGTATTCCCTTACTCACCACGGCTGGGTCGTTACAACTTAAATTTCCATGAGGCTCAGCGAGCGTGTCTGGACCAAGACTCTGTTATTGCCTCCTTTGACCAGCTCTACGATGCCTGGAGGTCAGGGCTGGACTGGTGCAATGCCGGCTGGCTCAGCGACGGCTCCGTGCAGTACCCTATCACCAAGCCCAGGGAGCCTTGCGGAGGGAAGAACACAGTGCCTGGGGTCAGGAATTATGGGTTCTGGGATAAAGATAAAAGCCGATATGACGTTTTCTGTTTCACTTCAAACTTCAATG GTCGTTTTTACTACCTAATTCACCCAACCAAGCTGACCTACGACGAAGCTGTTCAGGCGTGCTTGAAGGATGGAGCTCAGATCGCTAAAGTTGGCCAGATATTTGCCGCCTGGAAGCTCCTGGGGTACGACCGCTGCGacgctggctggctggctgacgGCAGCGTCCGCTACCCAATCTCCAGGCCAAGGAAACGCTGCAGTCCTAACGAAGCAGCGGTTCGCTTTGTAGGCTTCCCTGATAAAAAGCACAAGCTGTATGGTGTCTACTGTTTCAGAGCGTACAACTGA